A single genomic interval of Bradyrhizobium japonicum USDA 6 harbors:
- a CDS encoding AsmA family protein, which translates to MQTTLLGLAIAFIIALLTALIGPYFIDWNQFRPQFEAEAGTIMGVPVRVAGELDARLLPAPTLRLRSVTFGGNNDLGRLRADKLDVEFSLSSLMRGEWRATELTVNGMAVDLGLDAKGRVDLPSTASGTFNLASLAIERLNLTGRIALHDAASRSTLELNDITFSGDVRSLAGSVRGDGSFTATGVRYPFRVSSGPSADGSATRLHLNIDPGERAILADLEGVLAFDNRLPKFDGALTLAVPPVKKAGTAGPTPWKLTTKLKADPAGAKFDQIDASFGAEDNAIKFGGVGDVRFGASPLLRAVLSARQVDADKLAGKDDAEPQRVLSALRAGLAAIPQAPMPAQIEFNSDQIMLGGRPLQNITAELQTDGRSWTFQRLELRAPGMTQLSLNGATPGADSFSGRLSVESSDPDTLVAWLQGRSEINRRSTRPLRLAGDVTIAANHLAVDRLKAEIEGGAVEGRIAFVQTGASKGSRIDAELKADRLDLDAAASFVRALAGPQGEWPEEARLALDVGRAMSAGQELRPFAAKLGYGPAALSLEQLRFGQASGVTTEASGSFDRVHATGKLALKSSANSLRELTALLEPIAPSVRARLDAIPSLPGATRLKLDLSLDKNADHADRNDARAVLDLDAPQLKATATLAGQTPVAAVNGIDIDRLRNSDFTLDSKISTPKAGALLALLGLDRVAAAGEGASQFEGRLSGAWRRPLQLNAKLSGGGLDADAQGSIELSDPSSSQPKASVNLRVRNANLAPLFGTSPTDRSVQNVNLSSRVGLSGNRLTFDDLDSSAAGSHLRGHLAVTLDQEKSVDGEIGLDALDLAPAFAMAIGAAGRDAGDPLSAGLLGGWRGRIAFQALRGTLPDGIELRPVGGTIRSDGQSLALDALKGGIGGGEMSASFDARNGANGVALNARIELRNVDAAALRYRDLALPKGRASVQMALTSQGRSVAALIGALAGNGTVTLEAAEISGLNPRAFEIAIRASDGGQVADDNRLRQLVEPALSAGPIAVASAQIPFTIRDGRLRVGATPLDAKNARAIVSGGYDIPADQADIRASLTPIMTGLSGAPPEIQLFAAGPPDKLSRTVDLAPLSSWLAVRTIDRETRRLDAIERGEPPPATAALPTLVSPDPVPEPSLIDVPLPGRDPRRAPPKPKAAPTPKAPHAAPAVPSPSITSPSIASPPLTSPPLASQQIAPLPPPIEVRPAPGPPPARPKPKPPLVLTPSNP; encoded by the coding sequence GTGCAGACGACGCTGCTCGGATTGGCGATTGCCTTCATCATTGCGCTGCTGACCGCGCTGATCGGGCCTTACTTCATCGACTGGAACCAGTTCAGGCCCCAGTTCGAGGCGGAGGCGGGCACGATCATGGGCGTGCCGGTGCGGGTGGCGGGCGAGCTGGATGCGCGGCTGCTGCCGGCGCCGACGCTGCGGCTGCGCTCGGTCACCTTCGGCGGCAACAACGATCTCGGCCGCCTGCGCGCCGACAAGCTCGACGTCGAGTTCAGCCTGAGCTCGCTGATGCGCGGCGAATGGCGCGCCACCGAGCTGACCGTCAACGGCATGGCGGTGGATCTCGGCCTGGATGCCAAGGGACGGGTCGATTTGCCGTCCACCGCGAGTGGCACCTTCAACCTGGCCTCGCTTGCGATCGAACGGCTGAACCTCACCGGCCGCATCGCCCTGCACGATGCCGCCAGCCGCTCGACGCTGGAATTGAACGACATCACCTTTTCCGGCGACGTGCGCTCGCTGGCCGGCTCGGTCCGCGGCGACGGCAGTTTCACCGCCACCGGGGTGCGCTATCCGTTCCGCGTCTCCTCCGGCCCGAGCGCCGACGGCAGCGCCACCCGTCTCCACCTCAACATCGATCCCGGCGAGCGCGCGATCTTGGCCGATCTCGAAGGCGTGCTCGCCTTCGACAACCGCCTGCCGAAATTCGACGGCGCGCTGACGCTCGCCGTGCCTCCGGTCAAGAAGGCGGGCACCGCGGGGCCGACACCCTGGAAGCTCACGACAAAGCTCAAGGCCGATCCGGCCGGCGCCAAATTCGACCAGATCGACGCGAGCTTCGGCGCCGAGGACAATGCGATCAAGTTTGGCGGTGTCGGCGATGTCAGGTTCGGCGCCTCGCCGCTGCTGCGCGCGGTGCTGTCGGCGCGCCAGGTCGATGCCGACAAGCTGGCGGGCAAGGACGATGCCGAGCCGCAGCGGGTCCTGTCGGCACTGCGCGCGGGCCTTGCGGCGATCCCGCAGGCGCCGATGCCGGCGCAGATCGAGTTCAACTCCGACCAGATCATGCTGGGCGGGCGTCCGCTCCAGAACATCACGGCGGAGCTTCAGACCGACGGAAGGTCCTGGACTTTCCAGCGGCTCGAGCTGCGCGCACCCGGCATGACGCAGCTCTCGCTCAACGGCGCAACGCCCGGCGCCGACAGCTTCAGCGGCCGTCTCAGCGTCGAGTCGTCCGATCCCGATACGCTGGTGGCCTGGCTCCAGGGCCGCAGCGAGATCAACCGCCGCAGCACGCGGCCGCTGCGCCTTGCCGGCGACGTGACCATCGCCGCCAACCATCTCGCTGTCGACAGGCTGAAGGCCGAGATCGAGGGCGGCGCGGTGGAGGGCCGCATCGCCTTCGTCCAGACCGGCGCGAGCAAGGGCTCGCGGATCGACGCCGAGCTCAAGGCCGACCGTCTCGACCTCGATGCCGCCGCAAGCTTCGTGCGCGCGCTCGCGGGGCCGCAGGGCGAATGGCCGGAGGAAGCCAGGCTCGCGCTCGATGTCGGCCGCGCGATGTCGGCCGGACAGGAGCTGCGGCCGTTCGCGGCGAAACTCGGTTACGGCCCGGCGGCGCTGTCGCTGGAGCAGTTGCGCTTCGGCCAGGCGAGCGGGGTGACCACCGAAGCGAGCGGCAGCTTCGACCGCGTTCATGCCACCGGCAAGCTCGCGCTGAAATCCTCGGCCAATTCGCTGCGTGAGCTCACCGCGCTGCTCGAGCCGATTGCGCCTTCGGTGCGCGCACGGCTCGACGCCATCCCGTCATTGCCCGGCGCAACGCGGCTGAAGCTCGACCTCAGCCTCGACAAGAACGCCGATCATGCCGATCGCAACGACGCGCGCGCCGTGCTCGATCTCGATGCGCCGCAGCTCAAGGCGACCGCGACGCTGGCCGGGCAGACGCCGGTGGCGGCGGTCAACGGCATCGACATCGACCGCTTGCGTAACAGCGACTTCACGCTGGACTCGAAAATCTCGACGCCAAAGGCCGGCGCGTTGCTGGCGCTGCTCGGCCTCGATCGCGTCGCCGCCGCGGGCGAGGGCGCCTCGCAGTTCGAAGGCCGATTGAGCGGCGCCTGGCGCCGGCCGTTGCAGTTGAACGCAAAGCTCAGTGGCGGCGGGCTGGATGCGGATGCGCAAGGCAGCATCGAATTGTCGGACCCCAGTTCGTCCCAGCCGAAGGCCAGCGTGAATTTGCGCGTGCGCAATGCCAATCTGGCGCCGCTGTTCGGGACCAGTCCAACCGATAGATCGGTGCAGAACGTCAACCTGTCCTCGCGCGTCGGCCTCTCCGGCAACCGCCTGACCTTCGACGATCTCGACAGCAGCGCGGCCGGCTCGCATCTGCGCGGGCATCTCGCGGTGACGCTCGATCAGGAGAAGAGCGTCGATGGCGAAATCGGCCTCGACGCGCTCGATCTCGCGCCCGCGTTCGCTATGGCCATCGGCGCCGCCGGACGTGATGCCGGTGATCCCCTGAGTGCGGGGCTGCTCGGCGGCTGGCGCGGCCGCATCGCCTTCCAGGCCTTGCGCGGCACCTTGCCCGACGGCATCGAGCTGCGCCCCGTCGGTGGCACGATCCGGAGCGACGGCCAGTCGCTCGCGCTCGACGCGCTCAAGGGCGGTATCGGCGGCGGTGAGATGTCGGCGAGCTTCGACGCGCGCAATGGCGCCAACGGTGTTGCGCTGAACGCGCGCATCGAGCTCAGGAACGTCGATGCTGCGGCGCTGCGCTACCGCGATCTCGCATTGCCCAAGGGACGCGCCTCGGTGCAGATGGCCCTGACCAGTCAGGGCCGCAGCGTTGCGGCGTTGATCGGTGCGCTCGCCGGCAATGGCACGGTGACGCTCGAGGCCGCGGAAATCAGCGGCCTCAATCCGCGTGCCTTCGAGATCGCCATCCGCGCCAGCGACGGCGGCCAGGTTGCCGACGACAACAGGCTGCGGCAGCTCGTCGAGCCCGCGCTGTCGGCAGGCCCGATCGCGGTCGCCTCGGCGCAGATCCCGTTCACGATCCGCGACGGGCGCCTGCGCGTCGGCGCGACGCCGCTGGACGCCAAGAACGCGCGGGCGATCGTCTCCGGCGGCTACGACATTCCCGCCGACCAGGCCGACATCCGCGCCAGCCTGACGCCGATCATGACCGGGCTCTCCGGCGCGCCGCCGGAGATCCAGCTGTTCGCGGCAGGTCCCCCCGACAAGCTCAGCCGCACCGTCGATCTCGCGCCGCTGTCGTCCTGGCTCGCGGTGCGCACGATCGATCGTGAGACGCGCCGGCTGGATGCGATCGAGCGCGGCGAGCCGCCGCCGGCGACTGCGGCGCTGCCGACGCTGGTCTCGCCCGATCCGGTGCCCGAGCCGTCGCTGATCGACGTGCCGTTGCCCGGCCGCGATCCGCGCCGCGCGCCGCCGAAGCCAAAGGCCGCGCCGACGCCGAAGGCGCCGCATGCCGCCCCCGCGGTGCCAAGTCCTTCAATCACAAGTCCTTCAATCGCAAGCCCGCCACTCACAAGCCCGCCGCTCGCGAGCCAGCAGATCGCGCCGCTGCCGCCGCCGATCGAGGTGAGGCCGGCGCCGGGCCCGCCGCCCGCAAGACCCAAGCCGAAGCCACCGCTGGTGCTGACGCCGTCGAATCCGTGA
- a CDS encoding DUF2336 domain-containing protein — translation MNGAKSLLQDLDDAIARGTDESRAKALWHATDILITGRYSDDEISMFGEVIGRLADEIEVAARAQLSELMSACDHAPLNVIEKLALDDEIDVAGPVLRDSSRIDEKMLVESAMTKGQAHLLAIAQRKSIGEAVTDVLVKRGDQEVVTSVAKNEGARFSGSGLLHMVRRAEGDSILAEQLGLRKDVPRHIFQQLISKASEDVRRRLASERPEMMSQIQSSVTDVTGDLQSKFGPSSRSYFVAKRVVTTQYRQGNLNQDSISNYARQHRFDEVQIGLSLLSSLPVDVIERAMMDRNREILLVLCKALDFSWDTTMSLLFLGAKDHLITARELHDSEREFGKLKIETSRSILKFYQSRKTGAGADTGRQPELQVH, via the coding sequence ATGAACGGCGCAAAATCGCTTCTGCAGGATCTGGACGACGCGATCGCGCGCGGCACCGACGAGAGCCGGGCGAAGGCGTTGTGGCATGCGACCGACATCCTGATCACCGGCCGCTACAGCGACGACGAGATCAGCATGTTCGGCGAGGTCATCGGGCGGCTTGCCGACGAGATCGAGGTCGCCGCGCGGGCGCAGCTCTCCGAGCTGATGTCGGCCTGCGACCATGCTCCGCTCAATGTCATCGAAAAGCTCGCCCTCGACGACGAGATCGACGTGGCCGGTCCGGTGCTGCGCGATTCCAGTCGGATCGACGAGAAGATGCTGGTCGAGAGCGCGATGACCAAGGGCCAGGCGCATCTGCTTGCGATCGCCCAGCGCAAGTCGATCGGCGAAGCCGTCACCGACGTGCTCGTCAAGCGCGGCGACCAGGAGGTCGTGACCTCCGTCGCCAAGAACGAGGGCGCGCGCTTCTCCGGCTCGGGCCTGCTGCACATGGTCCGGCGCGCCGAGGGTGACTCGATCCTCGCCGAGCAGCTCGGCCTGCGCAAGGACGTGCCGCGCCACATCTTCCAGCAGCTCATTTCCAAGGCGTCGGAAGACGTCCGCCGCCGCCTCGCGAGCGAGCGGCCCGAGATGATGTCGCAGATCCAGAGCTCGGTGACCGACGTCACCGGCGATCTCCAGTCCAAGTTCGGTCCGTCCTCGCGCAGCTATTTCGTCGCCAAGCGCGTGGTGACGACGCAGTACCGCCAGGGCAACCTCAACCAGGACTCGATCTCGAACTATGCGCGCCAGCACCGTTTCGACGAGGTGCAGATCGGCCTGTCGCTATTGTCGTCGCTTCCGGTCGACGTGATCGAGCGCGCGATGATGGACCGCAATCGCGAGATACTTCTGGTGCTGTGCAAGGCGCTCGACTTCTCGTGGGACACCACCATGTCGCTGCTGTTCCTCGGCGCCAAGGATCATCTGATCACGGCGCGCGAGCTTCATGACAGCGAGCGCGAGTTCGGCAAGCTCAAGATCGAGACGTCGCGCAGCATTCTGAAGTTCTACCAGTCGCGCAAGACCGGCGCGGGTGCCGATACGGGCCGTCAGCCCGAGCTCCAGGTGCACTGA
- a CDS encoding lipase chaperone — MLPQFGTAIRKNKSLPVDAGGSAPEKASVDAAWLVLEAANDLGDHAAIAACRRVIDAELNGTIAGSSDIDLVLGYFR, encoded by the coding sequence ATGTTGCCTCAATTCGGCACCGCAATTCGCAAGAACAAGAGCCTGCCCGTCGATGCCGGCGGTTCGGCCCCCGAGAAGGCTTCCGTCGACGCCGCCTGGCTCGTGCTGGAAGCCGCCAACGATCTCGGCGACCACGCCGCGATCGCGGCCTGTCGCCGCGTTATCGACGCCGAGCTCAACGGCACGATCGCCGGCAGTTCGGACATCGATCTCGTGCTGGGTTATTTCCGGTAA
- a CDS encoding 3-oxoacyl-ACP reductase family protein — protein sequence MNLAGKRALVTGASRGIGAGIAKALAAEGADVAITYEKSADSAAKIVDVIKAGGRKAVAIQADSADVAAVQASVAKTVAALGGLDILVNNAGILRLGGLNDISLEDIDALLDVNVRSPMIASKAALPHLGKGGRIITIGSYFADRVPAPVLGVYAASKSALAAFTKALARELGPRDVTVNLVQPGSIDTDMNPASGPTAETLKQFMALGRYGATDDIANAVAFLASAKAKYITGSTLTVDGGANA from the coding sequence ATGAATCTGGCAGGAAAACGGGCCCTGGTGACGGGCGCAAGCAGGGGCATCGGTGCAGGCATTGCAAAAGCGCTGGCCGCGGAAGGCGCCGATGTTGCAATCACTTACGAAAAGTCCGCAGACAGCGCCGCGAAGATCGTGGACGTCATTAAGGCAGGCGGGCGCAAGGCCGTGGCGATCCAGGCCGACAGCGCCGATGTCGCTGCCGTTCAGGCCTCGGTTGCCAAGACCGTCGCGGCGCTGGGCGGGCTCGATATTCTCGTCAACAACGCCGGAATTCTTCGATTGGGCGGCCTCAACGACATCTCGCTGGAAGACATCGATGCGCTGCTGGACGTCAACGTGCGCTCGCCAATGATCGCGAGCAAGGCCGCACTGCCCCATCTCGGCAAAGGCGGCCGCATCATCACCATCGGCAGCTATTTCGCCGACCGCGTGCCCGCGCCGGTGCTCGGCGTGTACGCGGCGTCGAAGTCGGCGCTTGCAGCGTTCACGAAGGCGCTGGCGCGGGAGCTCGGCCCCAGGGACGTCACGGTCAATCTGGTGCAGCCGGGATCGATCGACACCGACATGAACCCCGCAAGCGGCCCGACCGCGGAGACGCTGAAACAGTTCATGGCACTGGGCCGGTATGGTGCGACGGATGACATCGCGAATGCCGTGGCATTCCTGGCGAGCGCGAAGGCAAAATACATCACCGGCTCGACATTGACCGTCGACGGCGGCGCGAACGCCTAG
- a CDS encoding TetR/AcrR family transcriptional regulator translates to MAGRPREFDREAALEAAMFLFWRKGFEAASMHDLCDAMGVRSPSLYAAFESKEALYLAAIEHYVQTQGPPVWDKLADGKTAREGIEHLLIRATETLPKSRTAPAGCMAVLGAVSDEWPATIARAIRKVRLDMLGNLRARIEGAVVSGELPAATDVDALSRFYLSVFQGMAIQAKDGATPEELRGVAKAAMAMWPGEQ, encoded by the coding sequence ATGGCCGGACGACCCAGGGAATTCGATCGAGAGGCAGCGCTCGAAGCCGCCATGTTCCTGTTTTGGCGCAAGGGTTTCGAGGCGGCCTCGATGCACGACCTCTGCGACGCCATGGGCGTCCGCTCGCCGAGCCTCTATGCGGCCTTCGAAAGCAAGGAGGCGCTCTACCTCGCCGCAATCGAGCACTACGTTCAGACCCAGGGACCTCCGGTGTGGGACAAGCTCGCGGACGGAAAAACTGCGCGCGAGGGCATCGAGCACCTGCTGATCAGGGCGACCGAGACCCTGCCGAAATCCCGGACGGCGCCGGCCGGCTGCATGGCCGTGCTCGGTGCCGTCAGCGACGAATGGCCGGCCACAATCGCCCGCGCGATCAGGAAGGTCCGGCTCGACATGCTCGGCAATCTGCGCGCGCGGATCGAAGGGGCGGTGGTCAGCGGCGAGCTGCCTGCCGCAACCGACGTCGATGCGCTGAGCCGTTTCTATCTGAGTGTCTTTCAGGGCATGGCCATCCAGGCCAAGGACGGCGCCACGCCTGAGGAATTGAGGGGCGTAGCGAAGGCGGCCATGGCGATGTGGCCGGGCGAGCAGTAG
- a CDS encoding cupin domain-containing protein — protein sequence MDEHIDRQSSAPQAGFAGVTRKILERLPLPGNHQELMVVEVTYPPGGVAPLHRHPVAGAIYIVEGVAESAYGTDEPRQYRAGETLQDRADLPHTLFRNCDPERPLRFLTIYVLEPGRSYTLEP from the coding sequence ATGGACGAACATATCGACCGTCAGTCAAGCGCCCCGCAAGCAGGGTTTGCCGGTGTCACGCGCAAGATTCTCGAACGTCTTCCGCTGCCGGGCAATCATCAGGAGCTCATGGTCGTCGAAGTCACCTATCCGCCGGGCGGCGTCGCGCCGCTGCACCGGCATCCCGTCGCGGGCGCGATCTACATCGTCGAAGGTGTCGCCGAGTCCGCCTATGGCACCGACGAGCCACGGCAATACCGGGCGGGAGAGACGTTGCAGGACCGGGCGGATCTTCCCCACACCCTGTTTCGCAATTGCGATCCGGAACGTCCGCTCCGTTTCCTGACCATCTACGTGCTCGAACCCGGACGCTCCTACACGCTGGAGCCGTGA
- a CDS encoding YkgB family protein yields the protein MMGFNVAENGGGSYRPLAILRWVMVVIFVSFGMQKFTLQSAQGIAQFISNSPFISWLSVFGLRGEAYVLGVAEFVIAALLVAGSFSPVLSALGSFMGVVTFAITWSFFFTTPGVVTWSLSTDPMAWNLAGEFLFKDIVLLCVCIVLFLASLPQSVVRLRTG from the coding sequence ATGATGGGATTCAACGTCGCGGAGAATGGTGGAGGCTCTTATCGTCCGCTCGCCATTCTGCGCTGGGTCATGGTGGTCATATTCGTATCGTTTGGAATGCAGAAATTCACACTGCAATCCGCACAGGGTATCGCTCAGTTCATCAGCAACAGCCCGTTCATCTCCTGGCTGTCGGTATTCGGCCTGAGGGGAGAGGCATACGTTCTCGGTGTCGCCGAATTCGTGATTGCGGCGCTGCTCGTGGCAGGCAGCTTCAGTCCGGTCTTGTCGGCGCTGGGTTCATTCATGGGCGTGGTGACCTTCGCGATCACGTGGTCGTTCTTCTTCACGACGCCGGGCGTCGTCACATGGAGCCTTTCAACCGATCCGATGGCGTGGAATCTGGCCGGTGAGTTCTTGTTCAAGGACATCGTCCTGCTGTGTGTCTGCATCGTTCTGTTTCTCGCTTCGTTGCCGCAATCGGTTGTCCGGCTCCGCACCGGCTGA
- a CDS encoding GNAT family N-acetyltransferase, with product MDHFSTDRLTAEKLHDGHLADLVALHLDAEVSRYLGGVRTPDVTKTYLAVNIAHWDRHGFGLWVLRKDGSFAGRAGIRHILVDGVDEVEIAYTFKREFWGQGLASEIATALTEIGLSQLELPSLIGLVFVGHGASRRVLEKSNYILEKDTTHHGEAVVIYRIRR from the coding sequence ATGGACCATTTCAGCACCGACAGACTGACCGCCGAGAAATTGCACGACGGCCACCTCGCCGATCTCGTCGCGCTGCATCTCGATGCCGAGGTGTCCCGCTATCTCGGCGGCGTGCGCACGCCCGATGTGACGAAGACCTATCTCGCCGTCAACATCGCCCATTGGGACCGGCACGGCTTCGGATTGTGGGTGCTGCGCAAAGACGGATCCTTCGCCGGGCGGGCGGGGATCCGGCATATCCTCGTCGATGGCGTGGACGAGGTCGAGATTGCCTACACGTTCAAGCGCGAATTCTGGGGTCAGGGCCTTGCGAGCGAGATCGCGACGGCGCTGACGGAGATCGGGCTGTCGCAACTCGAGCTGCCGTCCCTCATCGGCCTCGTCTTCGTCGGACACGGCGCATCCCGCCGCGTGCTGGAGAAGTCGAACTACATCCTCGAGAAGGACACGACGCATCACGGCGAAGCCGTCGTGATCTACCGCATCCGACGGTGA
- a CDS encoding outer membrane protein, which yields MKKLSIAAIGLAALSMAAPAMAADMAVKAPPPAPVVAVYNWTGFYIGANGGWGQSHGCVDLITPAGAVASGCADRSGGLVGGQIGYRWQTNQFVLGLEAQGDWAEIKNTRVSLIDPLISTTGKTDAIGLFTAQLGWAWNASLLYVKGGAAVTRNRFDIFNNVTGVGLASAGHTRWGGALGVGWEYGFTPNWTVGVEYDHLWMGRDNTGFAGVVTPGGFTLTGSGVTQDIDMVTVRVNYRFGGYGAGYGARY from the coding sequence ATGAAAAAGCTTTCGATCGCGGCGATCGGCCTCGCTGCGCTGAGCATGGCGGCTCCGGCCATGGCGGCGGATATGGCCGTGAAGGCGCCGCCGCCGGCACCGGTGGTGGCGGTTTACAACTGGACCGGGTTCTACATCGGCGCCAACGGAGGCTGGGGGCAGAGCCACGGTTGCGTGGATTTGATAACGCCGGCGGGAGCAGTCGCAAGTGGTTGCGCCGATCGCTCCGGAGGCCTCGTCGGCGGACAGATCGGGTATCGCTGGCAGACCAATCAGTTCGTGCTCGGCCTGGAAGCCCAGGGTGATTGGGCCGAGATCAAGAACACGCGCGTCAGTTTGATCGATCCGTTGATCTCGACCACGGGCAAGACCGATGCCATCGGGCTGTTCACCGCTCAGCTCGGTTGGGCATGGAACGCCTCACTGCTCTACGTGAAGGGCGGCGCCGCAGTGACGCGCAATCGCTTTGACATCTTCAACAATGTCACAGGCGTCGGCCTCGCCTCGGCAGGTCACACGCGTTGGGGCGGTGCCCTGGGTGTCGGCTGGGAGTATGGCTTCACCCCGAACTGGACAGTCGGTGTCGAATACGACCATCTCTGGATGGGGCGTGACAACACCGGCTTCGCAGGCGTGGTCACACCTGGTGGGTTCACCCTCACGGGCAGCGGAGTCACCCAGGATATCGACATGGTCACGGTTCGCGTGAACTATCGCTTCGGCGGTTATGGTGCTGGTTATGGCGCTCGCTACTGA
- a CDS encoding DUF3551 domain-containing protein, whose product MIRLLFAIVSLSSILVSTTSISLAAGRHYRQGYVAPSGPYDLYCLQGRIWGYPGNCQFATYEQCMATASGINAYCGVNPTYAFAQQRDPRGQWYPR is encoded by the coding sequence ATGATCCGACTGCTTTTCGCAATCGTATCGCTTAGCTCAATTCTGGTGTCGACGACCTCGATCTCGCTCGCGGCCGGGCGCCATTATCGCCAAGGCTATGTCGCCCCGAGCGGTCCATATGATCTCTACTGCTTGCAGGGGCGGATTTGGGGATACCCAGGCAATTGCCAATTCGCGACCTATGAGCAGTGCATGGCAACCGCTTCAGGGATCAATGCCTATTGCGGCGTCAATCCGACCTACGCCTTCGCGCAGCAGCGTGACCCCCGGGGGCAGTGGTATCCGCGCTAG
- the feoB gene encoding ferrous iron transporter B gives MEAPLLHLALVGTPNSGKTSLFNALTGSRQKVANYPGVTVERKEGFFVTPLGRQVSVVDLPGTYSLRGRSPDEEITRDFVLGKASGETVPDLVLCVADSTNLRLTIRLLLELKRTGRPMILVLNMFDIASRRGITVDVERLAKELGVPVVTSIAVRKSGTADLLALTDEISAKLAAEPQENSWRALSVAELRATQREADRIIADCVSLPARPDTWTARIDAVVLHPVGGLIVLALILFVMFQAVFAWAQPLMDLLNNGFDALGELVHATLPAGLLQSFLQNGVISGVGSVIVFLPQIIIIFLFILLLEDFGYMARAAFLMDRIMGGAGLHGRAFIPLLSSFACAIPGIMATRVIDNKRDRLTTILIAPLMTCSARIPVYTLIISAFIPARDVWGFINLQGLVMFGLYAAGITSALFVSFLIKFFMLRDYAPAPFMLELPDYKMPRLKSIAIGVYTRAKMFLYRAGTTIFSMMVLIWFLASFPQPPAGATEPAIDFSLAAIIGKALEPLLAPVGFNWQIAVALIPGMAAREVAVAALGTVYAIEGGKEAAEQIGQVLATKWSLATALSMLAWYIFAPQCASTLAVIRRETGSWAWMAVTFFYMLVLAYAASLLTYNVAVALGAG, from the coding sequence ATGGAAGCCCCTCTGCTGCATCTCGCCCTGGTGGGCACGCCGAACAGCGGCAAGACGTCGCTGTTCAACGCGCTGACCGGCAGCCGACAGAAGGTCGCGAACTATCCGGGCGTCACCGTCGAGCGCAAGGAAGGCTTCTTCGTCACGCCGCTCGGACGCCAGGTCTCGGTGGTCGACCTGCCCGGCACCTACTCGCTGCGCGGCCGCAGCCCGGACGAGGAGATCACCCGCGACTTCGTGCTCGGCAAGGCGTCCGGCGAGACCGTGCCCGACCTCGTGCTGTGCGTGGCCGACTCGACCAATCTGCGCCTGACCATCCGCCTGCTGCTGGAGCTGAAGCGCACCGGCCGGCCGATGATCCTCGTGCTCAACATGTTCGACATCGCGAGCCGGCGCGGCATCACCGTCGACGTGGAGCGGCTCGCCAAGGAGCTCGGCGTGCCCGTGGTCACCTCGATCGCGGTGCGCAAGAGCGGCACGGCCGATCTGTTGGCGCTGACGGACGAGATCTCGGCGAAACTCGCGGCGGAGCCGCAGGAGAACAGCTGGCGCGCGCTCAGCGTCGCCGAGTTGCGCGCCACCCAGCGCGAGGCCGATCGCATCATCGCCGACTGCGTCAGCCTGCCTGCTAGACCCGACACCTGGACCGCGCGGATCGATGCCGTGGTGCTGCATCCGGTCGGCGGCCTGATCGTGCTCGCTCTCATCCTGTTCGTGATGTTCCAGGCGGTGTTCGCCTGGGCACAGCCGCTGATGGACCTGCTCAACAACGGCTTCGATGCGCTCGGCGAGCTCGTGCACGCCACCCTGCCCGCCGGCCTGCTGCAGAGCTTCCTTCAGAACGGCGTGATCTCAGGCGTCGGCAGCGTCATCGTGTTCCTGCCGCAGATCATCATCATCTTCCTGTTCATCCTGTTGCTGGAAGACTTCGGCTACATGGCGCGCGCCGCGTTCCTGATGGACCGCATCATGGGTGGCGCCGGCCTGCACGGCCGCGCCTTCATTCCGCTGCTGTCGAGCTTTGCCTGCGCCATTCCCGGCATCATGGCGACGCGCGTGATCGACAACAAGCGCGACCGGCTGACCACGATCCTGATCGCGCCGCTGATGACCTGCTCGGCGCGCATTCCCGTCTACACGCTCATCATCTCCGCCTTCATTCCGGCCAGGGACGTCTGGGGCTTCATCAACCTCCAGGGCCTCGTAATGTTCGGCCTCTACGCCGCCGGCATCACCAGCGCGCTGTTCGTCTCGTTCCTGATCAAATTCTTCATGCTGCGCGACTATGCGCCGGCGCCGTTCATGCTGGAGCTGCCGGACTACAAGATGCCGCGGCTGAAATCGATCGCGATCGGCGTCTACACGCGGGCGAAAATGTTTCTGTACCGCGCCGGCACCACGATCTTCTCGATGATGGTGCTGATCTGGTTCCTGGCCTCATTCCCGCAGCCGCCCGCGGGCGCCACCGAGCCGGCGATCGACTTCAGCCTCGCTGCGATCATCGGCAAGGCGCTCGAGCCGCTGCTCGCCCCCGTCGGCTTCAACTGGCAGATCGCGGTCGCGCTGATCCCGGGCATGGCGGCGCGCGAGGTCGCGGTCGCAGCGCTCGGCACCGTCTACGCGATCGAAGGCGGCAAGGAAGCGGCCGAGCAGATCGGCCAGGTGCTGGCGACGAAATGGTCGCTCGCCACCGCGCTGTCGATGCTGGCCTGGTACATCTTCGCCCCGCAATGCGCATCCACGCTCGCGGTGATCCGGCGCGAGACCGGAAGCTGGGCCTGGATGGCGGTGACCTTCTTCTACATGCTGGTGCTGGCTTACGCCGCGAGCCTTTTGACCTACAACGTTGCGGTCGCACTCGGCGCGGGATAA